The following coding sequences lie in one Rutidosis leptorrhynchoides isolate AG116_Rl617_1_P2 chromosome 6, CSIRO_AGI_Rlap_v1, whole genome shotgun sequence genomic window:
- the LOC139854626 gene encoding uncharacterized protein — protein sequence MREFKECLDGLHMTDVNHSGLHFTWNQWPSSPTGLLKKIDRVMANDAFIESYTNAYAIFQPYRILDHTPAVLKIPCDIASKPKPFKFSNYIVNHVEFINVSSFKKLRERESIALNKYNEAVLEVENFLKQKAKIEWLRVGVSNLNYFQKVIKAKTNRRKIQTVADANGKFVEGKEVSNLFVQHYMDFLGDSKSPGPDGYSAAFFKKSWDIIGDDVTIAVQQFFINGKMLTDINSMLITLLPKVQSPSKVTDYRPISCWNVIYKSISKVITNQIKLCLEDVVNVNQSAFIPGRKISDNVLLTQ from the exons ATGAGAGAATTTAAAGAGTGCCTGGATGGTCTTCATATGACAGATGTAAACCACTCTGGTTTACATTTTACATGGAATCAATGGCCTAGCTCTCCTACGGGGTTGTTGAAAAAGATTGATAGAGTTATGGCTAACGATGCATTTATTGAATCATACACTAATGCTTATGCTATTTTTCAGCCTTATAGGATCTTGGATCATACTCCTGCAGTATTGAAGATTCCATGTGATATTGCTTCCAAGCCTAAACCTTTTAAGTTTAGTAATTATATTGTTAATCATGTTGAGTTTATTAATGTG TCCTCATTCAAAAAACTTCGTGAAAGAGAAAGCATTGCTTTAAATAAGTATAATGAGGCGGTTTTAGAAGTGGAAAACTTCTTGAAACAAAAGGCTAAGATTGAATGGCTTCGAGTGGGGGTAAGCAACTTGAACTATTTTCAAAAAGTAATAAAAGCCAAAACAAATCGTAGGAAGATCCAAACTGTTGCTGATGCAAATGGCAAGTTTGTGGAAGGAAAAGAGGTGTCAAATCTGTTTGTTCAACATTATATGGACTTCTTGG GGGACTCAAAATCTCCCGGGCCTGATGGTTATTCGGCTGCGTTTTTTAAGAAATCTTGGGATATTATTGGTGACGATGTGACTATAGCTGTCCAGCAGTTCTTTATAAATGGGAAAATGCTTACGGATATCAATAGTATGTTAATTACTTTATTGCCAAAGGTGCAGTCTCCTAGTAAGGTGACTGATTATAGGCCGATTTCTTGCTGGAATGTGATTTATAAGAGCATCAGTAAGGTGATTACTAACCAGATTAAATTGTGCCTAGAGGATGTGGTGAATGTTAATCAGTCAGCGTTTATCCCGGGTCGTAAAATATCTGATAACGTTCTTCTGACTCAGTAA